From the Alloalcanivorax dieselolei B5 genome, one window contains:
- a CDS encoding Ig-like domain-containing protein, producing the protein MNKQINIRPRYVSFALWVFGLMLISACGDDEGKVVNPWRASDTLVFAYPYPGQQEVPTSGNVVLRFSTTLSDEVSGDVEDRLRLADDAGNAVPFTPEVIDGGRGLVLKPRTSLSPNTHYRLSVSEAGLGRIDDTVFKNFRFHTMGAHAGFADAVGSDGFKILGITPLDPDPLLAGIQDARINDMSTLRMVFNRPLDPATTVYGKQITLIDDQGQLIDASVLMQGRYLILDPRQDLDSVEYTLALSGLRSRAGSLLPEVERQFTPMGTQPRETTVIKVGSLGEQQPDLQSQLTGRPVNQVPLDSFIIGDSAVTELTGSLAADLGFVPDFADAVPLRVPAGTVLRGAPVDVNILGEIPAGIDTGDLQITLLSDANGYLIPNPFSTETTAPRYALLRMDAAMTAEGTIANAALSQNLLNIQVVGLAIVEDGKLVLDAISVVDPDILGLEKAGAQLSFRMESFAGQRNPPMPEPDLRPLELQSWSPGEDFQANTRPGDPVILNFNKAIDPASAFLDGAINVQVNGTSLPPEDVSMRVDGATVILEGTGIVEHNQDVEIILTSQLRDTAGNPLSKDYTLDMRLDDLFLPNDNRDSLRAPLVAAVFPGYPCALTDARLIGERSRWRNGRCQGGQGSDPLFPVVGLFREYPIRVIFNRRIDPATVNGDTFFVERRDAGGDWQPVPGHLDVLAQRVEFFPDSPWRDGQLYRYTLRSEPNSPDCGNNAICTQDGAALQTRQLSQSSDTAPAPREGGPDMVNHFVVTGDDQRYTLVSLRSLPTVDVNANLQVDNSEQGATDNNGVIKAPANHLRLELRDTGGVITNANLGCSIGEDCPEKRFAFVSTGALQAGPREYDSAVSINRRLIDDNPDTDDRTTGAVRVSVFPTTLTTTEVFLEARALGLITIGLETGPLVLRLLPEGDSPFIEGYITETEDGPWFSTTFDLLIDAPELEPRLIIELGHDIRSKRVNNVTLEGPLRFVDDGRLILKVSNPDPLTIPANIDLIGIGLASVELEAPPLGVDLTFTFLPVKDF; encoded by the coding sequence ATGAATAAACAAATAAACATTCGGCCGCGGTACGTTTCGTTTGCCCTTTGGGTGTTCGGGCTGATGTTGATCAGTGCGTGCGGCGATGACGAAGGCAAAGTCGTCAATCCATGGCGCGCTTCGGACACACTGGTGTTCGCTTACCCCTACCCTGGCCAGCAGGAGGTGCCGACGAGCGGCAATGTCGTGCTGCGTTTCTCCACCACACTGAGTGACGAGGTGAGCGGCGATGTCGAGGACCGTCTGCGGCTCGCCGACGACGCCGGAAACGCCGTGCCCTTTACCCCGGAAGTGATCGATGGCGGCCGGGGGCTGGTACTGAAACCACGGACTTCACTGTCGCCCAATACGCATTATCGGCTGAGTGTCAGCGAGGCGGGACTGGGGCGTATCGACGATACCGTGTTCAAAAATTTTCGATTTCACACGATGGGCGCCCATGCGGGGTTCGCCGACGCCGTCGGCAGTGACGGCTTTAAGATACTTGGCATCACACCTCTGGATCCCGATCCACTGCTGGCCGGCATCCAGGATGCCAGAATAAATGATATGAGCACGCTACGCATGGTCTTCAACCGGCCGCTCGACCCGGCCACCACCGTTTATGGCAAGCAGATCACGCTTATCGACGACCAGGGCCAGCTGATCGACGCCTCCGTGCTAATGCAGGGGCGCTATTTGATACTGGATCCGCGCCAGGACCTGGACTCGGTGGAATACACGTTAGCATTATCGGGGCTCCGCAGTCGTGCTGGTTCTCTACTTCCGGAAGTCGAACGCCAGTTCACACCCATGGGCACACAGCCGCGCGAAACCACGGTCATCAAGGTCGGTTCCCTAGGCGAGCAACAGCCGGACCTGCAATCCCAGTTGACGGGAAGACCGGTCAATCAGGTGCCACTGGACAGCTTTATCATCGGTGACAGCGCCGTTACCGAACTGACAGGCTCGTTGGCCGCGGACCTGGGCTTTGTCCCGGACTTTGCCGATGCCGTCCCCCTCCGGGTGCCGGCCGGCACGGTACTGCGAGGCGCGCCGGTCGATGTCAACATTCTGGGGGAAATCCCCGCCGGTATCGATACCGGCGACCTGCAGATTACCCTTCTCAGTGACGCCAACGGCTATCTGATTCCCAATCCCTTCAGTACCGAGACGACGGCGCCTCGCTATGCACTGCTCAGAATGGATGCGGCCATGACCGCGGAGGGAACCATCGCCAATGCCGCCCTCAGTCAGAATCTGCTCAATATCCAGGTCGTCGGTCTCGCCATTGTCGAGGATGGCAAGCTGGTGCTGGATGCCATCTCCGTGGTCGACCCCGACATTCTCGGCCTTGAGAAGGCTGGTGCCCAATTATCTTTCCGCATGGAGTCCTTCGCCGGGCAGCGAAACCCGCCAATGCCTGAGCCGGATCTACGCCCTCTGGAATTACAATCCTGGTCGCCGGGTGAGGACTTCCAGGCCAACACACGCCCGGGGGATCCGGTCATTCTGAACTTTAACAAGGCGATTGATCCTGCGTCGGCGTTTCTTGATGGCGCTATCAACGTCCAGGTTAACGGCACTTCGCTACCACCTGAAGACGTCTCGATGCGTGTCGACGGCGCCACCGTCATCCTCGAAGGCACCGGAATCGTGGAGCACAACCAGGACGTTGAAATCATACTGACCAGCCAACTACGGGACACGGCGGGCAACCCTCTGAGCAAGGATTACACCCTTGATATGCGCCTTGACGATCTGTTCTTGCCGAATGACAACCGCGACAGCCTTCGTGCGCCCTTGGTAGCCGCCGTTTTCCCCGGATACCCCTGTGCTCTGACCGACGCCCGGTTAATCGGTGAAAGATCACGATGGCGTAACGGACGCTGCCAGGGCGGCCAGGGAAGCGACCCCCTGTTCCCCGTGGTCGGGCTTTTTCGAGAGTACCCTATACGGGTCATCTTCAACCGCCGTATAGATCCGGCAACAGTCAACGGCGACACTTTTTTCGTCGAGCGTCGCGATGCCGGTGGGGATTGGCAACCGGTGCCAGGCCACCTCGACGTGCTGGCGCAACGGGTTGAGTTTTTCCCTGACAGCCCTTGGCGAGACGGTCAGCTATATCGTTATACGTTGCGCTCGGAGCCCAACAGTCCCGACTGCGGAAACAACGCCATCTGCACACAGGACGGTGCTGCCTTGCAAACACGCCAACTGTCACAGAGCAGCGACACGGCTCCAGCGCCGCGCGAGGGAGGTCCCGATATGGTAAACCACTTTGTCGTGACCGGTGACGATCAGCGTTATACCCTCGTATCCCTGCGTTCCCTACCGACGGTCGATGTAAATGCCAATCTACAGGTCGACAATTCAGAACAAGGTGCTACCGACAACAATGGTGTCATCAAGGCGCCCGCCAACCACCTGCGGTTGGAGCTGCGGGACACCGGGGGCGTGATTACCAACGCCAACCTGGGCTGCTCAATTGGCGAGGACTGTCCGGAGAAACGCTTCGCGTTCGTCAGCACCGGCGCGTTGCAGGCCGGCCCCCGGGAATACGACTCCGCCGTCTCCATCAACCGTAGACTGATTGACGATAACCCGGACACGGATGATCGGACCACGGGCGCTGTTCGTGTTTCCGTCTTTCCAACTACGCTGACCACCACGGAGGTCTTTCTCGAAGCCAGAGCGTTAGGCCTCATCACCATTGGTCTCGAGACAGGTCCCTTGGTTCTGCGTTTACTACCCGAGGGCGATTCACCGTTTATTGAAGGCTACATCACTGAGACAGAGGACGGTCCCTGGTTCAGCACCACCTTCGACCTGTTGATAGACGCGCCTGAACTGGAACCTAGGCTGATTATTGAACTTGGGCACGATATTCGCAGCAAACGGGTTAACAACGTCACTCTCGAAGGACCGCTTCGGTTCGTCGACGATGGCAGACTGATACTCAAGGTCTCCAATCCCGACCCGCTGACCATTCCCGCCAACATCGACCTGATCGGCATCGGTCTGGCGTCGGTTGAACTTGAAGCACCTCCCTTGGGAGTGGACCTGACCTTCACGTTCCTTCCGGTGAAGGATTTTTAA
- a CDS encoding OmpP1/FadL family transporter gives MTIIRSHHQSREHLFFSNAGLRVRRVLAVLIVVLLPCEVMAGAGDAASTYGLGPIHAGSAQAFSAFHSGAWATYYNPAALARSPEGELTVVFQHGHQELRAESLGGAAPFDRENDVLTDQSSELLLLGIKTRVAGAADLDTPIYLGINVGVDEYASNALPFAANTSQEGQFLRFESQPLYLAFGGAVSNLLRGVDIGASARLTLAAQARLEAVSDLSGNTDSEELSLEAEPTLTPSLGINVNLSDTLCGSSACLPFALKPELALFYRGESEYDVSVDANVVIPGVIPEPGLDLALATLDTFQPQVYGIGLLMPLGKFELVAAVERQYWSDLESEFAGDTVRDQAGLRFNDTTVPRIGVRYTWSDALKLYGGVAVEDSPLQSTRSQDVNFLDSDRIVVGVGTDYRLKRAPVINMPLVMSLAYQYQQLDEREFNLTSINSPTNPSPYETIRVDGDIHVISGSLSLKF, from the coding sequence ATGACGATAATCAGGTCTCACCATCAGTCCCGCGAACACCTTTTCTTCTCCAATGCCGGTCTTCGGGTCCGTCGTGTCTTGGCCGTTCTGATAGTCGTGCTGCTCCCATGCGAGGTAATGGCCGGAGCGGGCGATGCAGCAAGCACCTACGGCCTGGGCCCCATTCACGCCGGTTCGGCCCAGGCGTTCAGCGCTTTCCACAGCGGTGCTTGGGCCACCTACTACAACCCGGCGGCACTTGCGCGCTCGCCGGAAGGTGAACTCACAGTGGTCTTTCAGCATGGTCACCAGGAGTTACGTGCCGAATCACTTGGCGGAGCCGCACCATTCGATCGCGAAAACGATGTGCTCACGGACCAGAGTTCGGAGTTGCTGCTTCTTGGTATCAAGACCCGTGTCGCCGGCGCGGCGGACTTGGACACACCGATTTATCTTGGCATTAACGTCGGCGTGGATGAGTATGCCTCCAACGCACTGCCCTTCGCGGCCAATACCAGTCAGGAAGGCCAGTTCCTGCGTTTTGAGTCGCAACCCTTGTATCTCGCTTTTGGTGGGGCGGTTAGCAACCTCCTGCGCGGCGTTGATATCGGTGCCTCGGCAAGACTCACGCTGGCGGCCCAGGCCCGCCTTGAAGCGGTCTCCGATCTGTCCGGCAATACCGACTCCGAAGAGCTCTCCCTGGAAGCCGAACCGACATTGACGCCCTCGCTGGGCATTAACGTCAACCTGAGCGATACGCTGTGCGGTTCGAGCGCCTGCCTGCCTTTCGCGCTTAAACCGGAGCTGGCGTTGTTCTATCGAGGGGAGTCGGAGTACGACGTCAGCGTGGACGCCAACGTGGTGATTCCCGGTGTCATACCCGAGCCGGGCCTTGATCTTGCGCTGGCCACTCTCGACACGTTCCAGCCCCAGGTATACGGAATCGGATTGCTGATGCCTTTAGGTAAGTTCGAGCTGGTTGCGGCTGTAGAGCGCCAGTATTGGTCCGATCTTGAGAGTGAATTCGCCGGTGACACGGTCAGGGACCAGGCTGGACTGCGCTTTAATGACACCACCGTTCCCCGCATCGGCGTCCGTTACACGTGGTCGGACGCTCTTAAACTTTATGGGGGCGTGGCCGTCGAGGATTCCCCACTTCAATCGACCCGGTCCCAGGATGTCAACTTCCTCGACAGCGACCGTATCGTGGTCGGTGTTGGCACCGATTACCGCCTGAAACGCGCGCCGGTGATCAATATGCCCCTTGTGATGTCCCTGGCTTATCAATACCAGCAGCTTGATGAAAGAGAGTTCAACCTCACATCCATCAACTCGCCAACCAATCCCAGCCCCTACGAGACCATTCGCGTGGATGGCGACATACACGTCATCTCGGGTTCCCTGTCACTCAAATTCTAG
- a CDS encoding 3-(methylthio)propionyl-CoA ligase has product MRGLMMDRPLMISQIIEYAAASYPEQEIVSRTPEGGLHRYNYEDAAKRSRQLANALKSLGVQAGDRIATVAWNTYRHLELYYAVSGIGAICHTINPRLPVEQFGYIVNHAKDQYIFLDLTFVPLLEKLQGLFEGVKGYVVMTDRAHMPETSLPNVMCYEELVGEQSDEMAWPEFDEHTASSLCYTSGTTGNPKGVLYSHRSTLLHAFSVLTIPGMNLGEESAVLPVVPMFHVNAWGVPYFAPMVGAKIVFPGPKLDGESLAELINNEGVTEAWGVPTVWLGLLGHMRKTEQKFTSLKRVLIGGSAAPRAMMREFQEKYGVEGLQGWGMTEMSPIGTVSMIRPKDADLPLDRQFDIKAKQGRAVFGVEMKIVNDDGQALPRDGKSFGELLVRGPAIISGYYENPEASAKAFDSEGWFRTGDVSKIDPEGYMEIVDRTKDVIKSGGEWISSIDLENEAVGHPEIAEAAVIAVHHPKWDERPLLVVVREPDSQLGKQGVIDYLSQRVAKWWLPDDVVFVDELPHGATGKLQKAKLREQFKDYSLPEVGG; this is encoded by the coding sequence ATGCGTGGATTAATGATGGACCGGCCTTTGATGATTTCCCAGATCATCGAGTACGCGGCCGCCAGCTATCCAGAGCAGGAGATCGTGTCCCGGACTCCGGAAGGCGGCCTGCACCGTTACAACTACGAAGATGCGGCCAAGCGTAGCCGCCAGTTGGCCAACGCGCTCAAGTCGCTGGGCGTCCAGGCCGGGGATCGCATCGCGACGGTGGCCTGGAACACCTATCGGCACTTGGAGCTGTATTACGCGGTCTCCGGTATTGGGGCGATCTGTCACACAATCAATCCGCGTCTGCCGGTCGAGCAGTTCGGCTACATCGTCAATCACGCCAAGGATCAGTACATTTTCCTTGATCTGACCTTCGTTCCATTGCTGGAGAAGTTGCAAGGTCTGTTTGAAGGCGTGAAGGGCTATGTCGTCATGACCGACCGCGCTCATATGCCCGAAACCTCGCTGCCCAACGTGATGTGCTACGAGGAATTGGTCGGCGAGCAGTCCGATGAAATGGCCTGGCCGGAGTTCGACGAGCATACCGCTTCGTCGCTCTGCTATACCTCCGGCACCACCGGCAATCCCAAGGGGGTGTTGTACTCGCACCGCTCGACGCTGCTGCACGCCTTCTCGGTGTTGACCATCCCCGGAATGAATCTGGGCGAGGAGAGTGCCGTGCTGCCGGTGGTGCCGATGTTCCACGTTAACGCCTGGGGCGTCCCCTACTTCGCGCCAATGGTGGGCGCGAAGATCGTCTTCCCGGGGCCGAAGCTCGATGGCGAGAGCCTGGCCGAGCTGATCAATAACGAGGGCGTCACCGAGGCCTGGGGTGTGCCCACCGTGTGGCTCGGGCTTCTTGGTCATATGCGTAAGACCGAGCAGAAGTTCACCTCGCTCAAGCGTGTTCTTATCGGCGGCTCGGCCGCGCCACGGGCGATGATGCGCGAATTCCAGGAGAAGTACGGCGTCGAAGGCTTGCAGGGCTGGGGCATGACCGAGATGAGTCCGATCGGCACGGTTTCGATGATCCGTCCCAAGGACGCCGATTTGCCGCTTGATCGGCAGTTCGACATCAAGGCCAAGCAGGGGCGTGCGGTGTTCGGGGTGGAGATGAAGATCGTCAACGACGACGGTCAAGCGCTGCCGCGGGACGGCAAGTCCTTCGGTGAGCTGCTGGTGCGCGGCCCGGCGATCATCAGCGGCTACTACGAAAACCCTGAAGCCAGCGCCAAGGCCTTCGACAGCGAGGGCTGGTTCCGCACCGGCGATGTTTCCAAGATCGATCCCGAAGGCTACATGGAGATCGTCGACCGCACCAAGGACGTGATCAAGTCCGGAGGCGAGTGGATCAGTTCCATCGATCTTGAGAACGAAGCGGTGGGGCATCCCGAGATCGCCGAGGCAGCGGTCATAGCGGTGCATCATCCGAAATGGGACGAGCGGCCGCTTCTGGTGGTGGTGCGCGAGCCGGACAGCCAGCTCGGCAAGCAGGGCGTGATCGACTATCTGAGCCAGCGGGTCGCGAAATGGTGGCTGCCGGATGACGTGGTATTCGTCGACGAACTGCCGCACGGGGCGACCGGCAAGCTACAGAAGGCCAAATTGCGCGAGCAGTTCAAGGACTATTCGTTGCCAGAGGTTGGTGGTTAA
- a CDS encoding BtrH N-terminal domain-containing protein has translation MKSVQISNYPHRMGGHCGSGALRDLLEWAGLGWDGPPGEGLVFGLGGGLSFMYMRVSELTPPIYLVGRNGDMELDFCHRLGIETERRQTDDPDEGWRWVADEIDAGRPVMIWADIAELPYLRVRLSNTRHDIVVIGYDERRGVARVVDNDREEVQEVPLKALARARASHGFPNPNRHATYPIRFPDRLPELLPVARDAAASAARNMRGTDATLFDPADLPADGVVASGLKGVNIFVDDLATWGDSLTDDQLNASLRVLPVFVEKAGTGGGLFRRLEAEFCAEVARLTGDRSFARAADVLLDCANAWSRLATYAAADQLDWRALVAHAEQLPSSEQRAVQALEEAASP, from the coding sequence ATGAAAAGCGTGCAAATCTCCAACTATCCCCACCGGATGGGTGGGCACTGCGGCTCGGGCGCACTGCGCGACCTGTTGGAATGGGCCGGGCTTGGCTGGGACGGGCCGCCGGGCGAGGGGCTCGTGTTCGGCCTCGGCGGCGGGCTGTCCTTTATGTATATGAGAGTATCCGAGCTCACGCCTCCCATCTACCTGGTAGGGCGCAACGGTGACATGGAGCTCGACTTCTGCCACCGCCTCGGCATTGAAACCGAGCGTCGCCAAACCGACGATCCCGACGAGGGTTGGCGCTGGGTCGCCGACGAAATCGACGCCGGCCGTCCCGTGATGATCTGGGCTGACATCGCCGAGCTGCCGTATCTCAGGGTACGTTTATCCAACACCCGTCATGACATCGTCGTCATCGGCTACGACGAGAGGCGCGGCGTCGCCCGGGTGGTGGACAACGATCGCGAGGAGGTGCAGGAAGTCCCCCTAAAAGCTCTGGCGCGAGCTCGTGCCTCCCATGGCTTTCCCAATCCCAATCGCCACGCGACTTACCCGATACGCTTTCCTGATCGGCTGCCTGAGCTACTGCCGGTGGCGCGCGATGCAGCGGCAAGCGCGGCGCGCAATATGCGCGGCACGGATGCGACGCTGTTCGATCCGGCGGACCTGCCCGCCGATGGTGTGGTCGCCTCCGGCCTGAAGGGCGTCAATATCTTCGTCGACGATCTGGCCACCTGGGGAGATAGCCTGACTGATGACCAGCTTAACGCATCGCTAAGGGTCTTACCGGTCTTCGTCGAGAAAGCCGGCACAGGCGGTGGCTTGTTCCGCCGCCTCGAAGCGGAATTCTGCGCCGAGGTTGCCCGCCTCACGGGCGATCGATCCTTTGCCCGTGCCGCCGACGTCCTGCTCGACTGCGCCAACGCCTGGAGCCGTCTTGCTACATATGCCGCCGCCGATCAGCTTGACTGGCGGGCGCTCGTCGCCCATGCCGAACAACTCCCGTCATCCGAGCAACGCGCGGTGCAGGCGCTGGAGGAGGCGGCAAGCCCGTAG
- a CDS encoding class I adenylate-forming enzyme family protein — protein sequence MILHEPELIEEYSDKGYWGDRTLLDRFAANRAAYPDREAVVDPPNRDELVGTPPQRLSWAEFGRAVDATAAELARRGFGKDDLLVAQLPNIWELAMLYLAAAKAGGLLSALPLQWRSKDVGYVKEITGARFYASVESFHGFDYRALGQELGFEHYIGLAALTDIAHGDPGRVPEVPVDANDIFTLCWTSGTESNPKGCPMSHNNWEYMTNLVFTTCGLREGDRILCVAPLVNMTAVGVNYLPWLAAGGTLVLHHPITPEILLRQLTEEHIEYTILVPAMLNMIVKLPNVDQLDLSSVRTITTGSAPPSAWSMQEFKRRWGIEIVNIWGQNEGTSLVAGPADVPDLEMRVDHLPWWGKAGVQWPSGVSGVELKILGDEDEEITEPGGIGELCYRSPGVFAGYFQRPDITAASFTYDGFFRTGDLFIVRDDRHLGFYDRKKDIVIRGGYNISSVEVENAVLGFGKVRDVAVIPQPDEIMGERICICVVPVDEDNPPILEEINDYLREQGMSVYKLPEKMKLINAIPRNPVGKILKKELRAL from the coding sequence ATGATCTTACACGAACCTGAACTGATCGAGGAATACTCCGATAAAGGCTACTGGGGTGACAGAACCCTGCTGGATCGCTTTGCCGCCAATCGTGCCGCCTACCCGGACCGGGAAGCGGTGGTGGATCCCCCCAATCGTGACGAGCTGGTCGGCACACCGCCCCAGCGGCTCAGCTGGGCCGAGTTTGGTCGGGCCGTGGACGCCACCGCCGCCGAGCTGGCACGCCGGGGCTTCGGCAAGGACGACCTACTGGTGGCGCAGTTGCCGAACATCTGGGAGCTGGCCATGCTCTATCTGGCGGCGGCCAAGGCCGGCGGTCTGCTTTCCGCGTTGCCCCTGCAATGGCGAAGCAAGGATGTGGGCTATGTGAAAGAGATCACCGGCGCCAGATTCTACGCCTCGGTGGAAAGCTTCCACGGCTTTGATTACCGGGCCCTGGGGCAGGAGCTGGGCTTCGAGCACTACATTGGTCTGGCGGCGCTGACCGATATCGCCCATGGAGATCCGGGCCGGGTCCCGGAGGTGCCGGTGGATGCCAATGACATCTTCACCCTGTGCTGGACTTCGGGCACTGAGTCAAACCCCAAGGGCTGCCCCATGAGCCACAACAACTGGGAGTACATGACCAACCTGGTGTTCACCACCTGTGGCCTGCGCGAGGGTGACCGCATTCTGTGTGTGGCACCGCTGGTGAACATGACGGCGGTAGGGGTGAACTACCTCCCCTGGCTGGCGGCGGGGGGCACCCTGGTGCTGCATCATCCGATTACGCCGGAAATCCTGTTGCGCCAGCTGACCGAGGAGCACATCGAGTACACGATTCTGGTACCGGCAATGCTGAACATGATTGTCAAGTTGCCCAACGTGGACCAGCTGGATCTCTCCAGCGTGCGGACCATCACCACCGGTTCGGCGCCCCCCTCGGCCTGGTCGATGCAGGAGTTCAAGCGCCGCTGGGGCATCGAGATCGTCAACATCTGGGGCCAGAACGAGGGCACCAGTCTGGTAGCCGGCCCGGCCGATGTGCCGGACCTGGAGATGCGGGTGGATCACCTGCCCTGGTGGGGCAAGGCAGGAGTCCAATGGCCTTCCGGCGTCAGCGGGGTCGAGCTGAAAATTCTCGGCGATGAGGATGAGGAGATAACCGAACCAGGTGGCATCGGCGAGCTTTGCTATCGCAGCCCGGGTGTGTTCGCGGGCTACTTTCAGCGCCCGGATATTACCGCGGCTTCGTTCACTTATGACGGCTTTTTCCGCACCGGCGACCTTTTCATCGTGCGGGATGACAGGCACCTAGGGTTCTATGACCGCAAGAAGGACATCGTGATTCGGGGTGGTTACAATATCTCCAGTGTGGAGGTGGAGAACGCGGTGCTGGGCTTCGGCAAGGTACGGGACGTCGCGGTCATACCCCAACCGGACGAGATCATGGGCGAGCGGATCTGTATTTGCGTGGTGCCTGTTGACGAGGATAACCCACCGATCCTGGAGGAAATCAACGACTACTTGAGGGAGCAGGGCATGAGTGTCTACAAGCTGCCGGAAAAGATGAAACTGATCAACGCCATTCCCCGCAATCCGGTGGGCAAGATTCTGAAGAAGGAATTGCGAGCCCTGTAG
- a CDS encoding AMP-binding protein, which produces MSAIAQLKAMPEARAALREILGQFGWGALAIGGVRAAWRSRLKRQELPRQFLLALWEHWGDREAIVDGDRRVTFGQFRDRVLRLANGLHRLGIGEGEAVAEVMHNGAPWFELMLACTLRDNPMPMLNWHLQPKELAECINKASPKALVLGGAFVEAVQSVRDQLTTVEHFIVVDADELPEGMIAYESLIRDSRSILPSGKLGMAPKTYSGGTTGTPKYINIDRDRLTSDSAEARRGASKEEVTRLGLMQISAFHFYKIGKIRDPISNNIRTLIPGPLYHAGVQIAVLPFFLGGTAVPMSKFDPELMLKLIQDERINWTFVAPTMLERILALPEALKSQYDLSSMRVIICAAAPCPPKVKREINALFRRQGASDDVFHEYYGASESGLISVLASEDYQKNPKRYDSVGKLRAAECRIYDEETGTWTPPGKEGKVLVRSPMALALNYVGLSEEKMKENYIGVEGKLWYDDGLIGYVDEDGFLYLTSRIKEMIISGGVNLFPNEIETVIKRHPAVLDVAVVRAPDKDLGEVPAAVIELKEHQQATRKEIIEHCKTEGLYGFKLPKIVDFGELPRNLAGKLPKKQLEEKYWKGVARHG; this is translated from the coding sequence ATGTCCGCTATAGCCCAGCTGAAAGCAATGCCCGAGGCCCGTGCGGCCCTCAGGGAGATTTTAGGCCAGTTTGGTTGGGGCGCGTTGGCGATTGGTGGCGTCCGGGCCGCGTGGCGTAGCCGGCTTAAGCGACAGGAGCTTCCGCGGCAATTCTTGCTTGCTCTATGGGAGCATTGGGGAGATCGTGAGGCGATTGTCGACGGTGATCGTCGGGTCACCTTCGGTCAATTCAGGGATCGAGTTCTCCGCCTGGCCAATGGCCTGCACCGGCTGGGTATCGGCGAAGGCGAGGCGGTGGCCGAGGTGATGCACAACGGCGCGCCATGGTTCGAATTGATGCTGGCTTGTACGCTCAGGGACAATCCCATGCCGATGCTCAATTGGCATCTCCAGCCCAAGGAGTTGGCGGAATGTATCAACAAGGCCTCGCCAAAGGCTCTGGTATTGGGGGGCGCCTTTGTGGAAGCGGTACAGTCGGTTCGTGATCAGTTGACCACCGTCGAACACTTCATCGTGGTTGATGCTGACGAGTTGCCCGAGGGTATGATCGCCTACGAGTCACTGATCCGGGACAGCCGGTCCATACTCCCAAGCGGCAAGCTGGGCATGGCCCCAAAGACCTACAGCGGCGGTACCACAGGGACGCCGAAATACATCAACATCGACCGGGACCGGCTGACATCGGATTCGGCCGAGGCGCGGCGGGGCGCCTCCAAGGAGGAGGTGACCCGGTTGGGGTTGATGCAGATATCGGCCTTTCATTTCTACAAGATCGGCAAGATCCGGGATCCGATCAGCAACAACATCCGCACGCTGATTCCGGGGCCGCTGTATCATGCCGGGGTACAGATCGCGGTGTTGCCGTTCTTTCTCGGCGGCACTGCGGTGCCCATGAGCAAGTTCGATCCCGAGCTCATGCTTAAACTTATTCAGGACGAGCGTATCAACTGGACCTTCGTCGCCCCGACCATGCTCGAGCGCATCCTGGCACTGCCCGAGGCTCTGAAGTCCCAATACGACCTTTCCAGCATGCGGGTAATCATTTGCGCGGCGGCGCCTTGTCCGCCCAAGGTCAAGCGCGAGATCAACGCACTGTTCCGCCGCCAGGGAGCGTCGGATGATGTCTTCCATGAATACTACGGCGCTTCGGAGAGCGGCCTGATCAGCGTTCTCGCCAGCGAGGACTACCAGAAGAACCCGAAGCGCTACGACAGCGTTGGCAAGCTGCGGGCGGCGGAATGCCGGATCTATGACGAGGAGACCGGCACCTGGACCCCACCCGGCAAGGAAGGGAAGGTGCTCGTGCGCTCCCCGATGGCCCTTGCGCTGAACTATGTCGGCCTCAGCGAAGAGAAGATGAAGGAGAATTACATCGGGGTCGAGGGCAAGCTCTGGTACGACGATGGTCTGATTGGTTATGTGGACGAGGATGGTTTTCTGTACCTGACTTCACGGATCAAGGAAATGATCATCTCCGGCGGGGTGAATCTTTTCCCCAATGAGATCGAGACGGTTATCAAGCGGCATCCGGCGGTTCTTGACGTTGCCGTGGTGCGGGCGCCGGACAAGGACCTGGGCGAGGTGCCGGCGGCGGTAATTGAGCTCAAAGAGCACCAGCAGGCCACTCGCAAGGAGATCATCGAGCACTGCAAGACGGAGGGGTTGTACGGTTTCAAGCTGCCGAAGATCGTGGACTTTGGCGAGCTGCCCCGCAACTTGGCCGGCAAGCTGCCGAAAAAGCAGCTTGAGGAGAAATACTGGAAAGGTGTCGCCCGGCACGGTTAG